One Brassica napus cultivar Da-Ae chromosome C2, Da-Ae, whole genome shotgun sequence DNA window includes the following coding sequences:
- the LOC106407829 gene encoding leucine-rich repeat extensin-like protein 3 gives MEKLSYNSYPDSTDSSPRSREIDFDNPPPWDDHNHQSYKVRFMCSYGGKIQPRPHDNQLTYVNGETKILSVDRGIRFPVLASKLSAVCGGDGDVLFKYQLPGEDLDALISVTNDDDLEHMMHEYDRLLRVSSKPARMRLFLFPVSSGGFGSEGSSHSHSDRDRFVEALNTVRNRSEPEKTVTGPVNSADFLFGTEKVAAPPPQPPPPEVKLPVPVVLEPPVHGVTPAEMQNQMLEFQRMQVRDQEQLLQQQEAVYRRKSDDGLIFSTPYAPPPPQQTAVPQNSTQAPPMNFWQGNHCNPGGVYPTTAPGMGLPEQPVYMVPAPAPTPTPHPGTVYHAQPQQQLQSVMRPVAPGQGNQAGYYPQAYREQHQPAYNVAQPQVGARAPPQQQQQPPPPFTSGPPPQPQYSAVPPPRQVLGLPDTTAYTQVNYAGGMGKQVYYTEAPPPQYHGGVGLPVNGMSEVRTGPDGKPVVMNMSPKVSSQSSDSAV, from the coding sequence ATGGAGAAACTCTCTTACAACTCCTATCCAGACTCAACCGACTCATCTCCTCGATCTCGCGAGATCGATTTCGATAACCCTCCGCCATGGGATGATCACAACCACCAGAGCTACAAAGTGAGGTTCATGTGCAGCTACGGCGGCAAGATTCAGCCACGTCCTCACGATAACCAGCTTACTTACGTTAACGGAGAGACCAAGATTCTCTCCGTAGATCGCGGGATCAGATTCCCCGTATTGGCCTCCAAGCTCTCCGCCGTGTGCGGCGGCGATGGAGATGTTTTGTTTAAGTATCAGCTTCCGGGAGAGGATCTAGACGCGTTGATCTCCGTTACTAACGATGATGATCTTGAGCACATGATGCATGAGTACGATCGCTTGCTTCGTGTGTCGTCTAAGCCGGCGAGGATGCGTTTGTTTCTCTTTCCGGTTTCTTCCGGTGGGTTTGGATCGGAGGGTTCGTCTCATTCTCATTCGGATCGTGATCGGTTTGTTGAGGCGTTGAATACCGTTCGTAACCGGTCTGAACCGGAGAAAACCGTAACCGGTCCGGTGAATAGTGCGGATTTTCTGTTTGGGACGGAGAAAGTTGCTGCTCCTCCGCCGCAGCCACCACCGCCTGAGGTGAAATTACCGGTTCCGGTGGTGCTGGAGCCTCCGGTTCACGGCGTAACTCCGGCGGAGATGCAAAATCAAATGCTTGAGTTTCAGAGGATGCAAGTTAGGGATCAAGAACAGTTACTTCAACAACAAGAAGCTGTTTATAGAAGGAAGAGTGATGACGGTTTAATCTTCTCTACGCCGTACGCACCTCCGCCTCCGCAGCAGACGGCGGTTCCACAAAACAGTACACAAGCGCCTCCAATGAACTTCTGGCAAGGAAACCACTGTAATCCAGGAGGCGTGTATCCAACAACCGCTCCGGGAATGGGATTACCGGAGCAGCCGGTATACATGGTTCCAGCTCCAGCTCCAACTCCAACACCACATCCGGGAACTGTATACCACGCGCAGCCGCAACAACAACTTCAAAGCGTCATGAGACCAGTAGCTCCAGGACAAGGCAACCAAGCTGGCTACTACCCTCAGGCTTACAGGGAACAGCACCAACCGGCTTACAACGTAGCTCAACCACAAGTAGGAGCAAGGGCACCACCACAACAGCAACAGCAACCTCCTCCGCCTTTTACCTCCGGTCCTCCTCCTCAGCCGCAATACTCTGCGGTTCCACCGCCACGGCAAGTCTTGGGATTACCAGATACAACGGCGTATACTCAGGTGAATTACGCAGGAGGAATGGGGAAACAAGTTTACTACACGGAGGCACCACCTCCACAGTACCATGGAGGAGTTGGTTTACCTGTGAATGGTATGAGCGAAGTGAGAACCGGACCAGACGGTAAGCCTGTTGTTATGAACATGTCACCCAAAGTTTCATCACAGAGTTCAGATTCTGCAGTGTGA
- the LOC106409658 gene encoding fatty acid amide hydrolase-like isoform X1, giving the protein MGKFKVMKPVNEVDVSCVIYKEEDIKAPHLTGFLFKLFVKMLEAPLIGSLIVESLKKNNGMTQIFRNTVIPEEPMFRPVFPSQKPEVDVVLVGEDESPVDRLETALKCLPQYDPSLSFQADSISSFRYWKIRDYAYAYRSKLTTPSVVAEKTISIIEEFKYDKSPTPFLISFDANEVRKQAEASTHRFEQGHPISILDGVFITIKDDIDCLPHTTTGGTTWLHEERSVEKDSVVVSRLRSCGAILLGKANMHELGMGTSGNNSNYGTTRNPHSPERYTGGSSSGSAAIVASGLCPAALGTDGGGSVRIPASLCGVTGLKTTYGRTDMTGSLCAGGTVEVVSPLASSLEDTLLVYAVILGSSSADRLNLNPTPPCLPKLFSHNGGNAIGSLRLGKYTTWFNDVHSSDISDKCEDILKLLSNNHGCQVVEIVVPELEEMRAAHVVSIGSATLCSLTPYCEDGKTPKLSYDTRTSFAIFKSFSASDYIAAQCLRRRLMEYHMDIFKNVDVIVTPTCGMTAPLIPPEAVKNGETNFQVAAYLMRFVVAANLLGFPAISVPVGYDKGGMPIGLQIVGRPWAEATVLTLAAAVEELAPITKKPAVFHDVLSTKRIH; this is encoded by the exons ATGGGTAAGTTTAAGGTCATGAAGCCGGTTAACGAGGTTGATGTCTCTTGTGTGATAtataaagaagaagacatcaaaG CCCCTCATTTGACTGGCTTCTTGTTCAAGTTGTTTGTTAAGATGCTTGAAGCACCACTTATAGGCTCATTGATTGTAGAGTCATTGAAGAAGAATAATGGCATGACCCAG ATTTTTCGGAACACGGTTATACCAGAAGAGCCCATGTTTAGACCTGTGTTCCCATCTCAAA AACCGGAGGTTGATGTTGTCCTTGTTGGAGAAGATGAAAGCCCTGTAGACAGATTAGAAACAGCCTTGAAGTGTCTTCCTCAATATGATCCTTCTCTTAGCTTCCAAGCAGATTCAATCTCATCCTTCCGTTACTGGAAGATACGTGATTACGCATATGCTTATAGATCTAAGCTAACAACTCCATCTGTG GTAGCAGAAAAAACAATCTCAATCATAGAGGAATTTAAGTATGATAAGTCTCCAACACCGTTTTTGATTAGCTTTGATGCTAATGAAGTCAGAAAACAAGCTGAAGCTTCTACACATAGGTTTGAACAAG GACATCCAATATCCATTTTAGATGGAGTTTTTATAACAATCAAGGATGATATTGACTGTTTACCACATACCACAACGG GTGGAACAACATGGCTACATGAAGAGCGTTCTGTAGAGAAGGACTCAGTGGTTGTTTCAAGACTTCGAAGTTGTGGTGCAATCTTACTTGGGAAGGCTAATATGCATGAGTTAGGAATGGGGACTTCAGGGAACAATTCAAATTATGG AACCACAAGAAACCCACATTCACCTGAAAGGTACACAGGCGGATCTTCTTCAGGTTCAGCAGCTATTGTAGCCTCTGGACTATGTCCAGCTGCTCTAGGAACAGATGGTGGAG GTTCTGTTCGCATCCCTGCATCACTTTGTGGTGTAACTGGACTGAAAACAACATATGGTCGGACAGATATGACAGG GTCATTATGTGCAGGTGGAACAGTGGAAGTTGTTAGTCCACTTGCTTCATCCCTGGAAGATACTCTATtggt GTATGCAGTGATATTGGGCTCTTCATCTGCAGATAGACTTAACTTGAACCCG ACACCACCCTGTCTTCCGAAGTTATTTTCTCACAATGGAGGCAATGCTATTGGATCTCTAAGGCTAGGGAAATATACAACG TGGTTTAATGATGTTCATTCAAGTGACATATCTGACAAATGTGAAGATATCCTTAAGCTCCTATCAAACAATCATGGTTGCCAA GTAGTGGAAATAGTGGTTCCTGAACTGGAAGAGATGCGTGCAGCTCATGTTGTGTCGATTGGGTCTGCAACACTGTGTTCTCTTACTCCTTACTGTGAGGATGG GAAAACTCCAAAGTTATCTTATGATACTCGTACTAGCTTTGCGATCTTCAAGTCATTCTCTGCTTCAGACTATATTGCTGCTCAGTGTCTTAG GAGAAGATTGATGGAGTATCACATGGATATTTTCAAAAACGTTGATGTTATTGTGACACCTACATGTGG TATGACAGCTCCTTTGATACCACCTGAGGCTGTGAAAAATGGAGAAACCAATTTTCAAGTGGCAG CTTATCTAATGCGGTTTGTTGTAGCTGCAAATCTCCTGGGCTTCCCTGCCATATCTGTCCCT GTTGGGTATGATAAGGGAGGGATGCCAATAGGATTACAAATAGTGGGAAGACCTTGGGCCGAAGCTACCGTTCTTACTTTAGCTGCTGCTGTTGAG GAGCTGGCTCCAATTACCAAGAAACCTGCTGTATTTCACGATGTTCTCAGCACAAAGCGAATCCACTAG
- the LOC106409658 gene encoding fatty acid amide hydrolase-like isoform X2, translating into MGKFKVMKPVNEVDVSCVIYKEEDIKAPHLTGFLFKLFVKMLEAPLIGSLIVESLKKNNGMTQIFRNTVIPEEPMFRPVFPSQKPEVDVVLVGEDESPVDRLETALKCLPQYDPSLSFQADSISSFRYWKIRDYAYAYRSKLTTPSVVAEKTISIIEEFKYDKSPTPFLISFDANEVRKQAEASTHRFEQGHPISILDGVFITIKDDIDCLPHTTTGGTTWLHEERSVEKDSVVVSRLRSCGAILLGKANMHELGMGTSGNNSNYGTTRNPHSPERYTGGSSSGSAAIVASGLCPAALGTDGGGSVRIPASLCGVTGLKTTYGRTDMTGSLCAGGTVEVVSPLASSLEDTLLVYAVILGSSSADRLNLNPTPPCLPKLFSHNGGNAIGSLRLGKYTTWFNDVHSSDISDKCEDILKLLSNNHGCQVVEIVVPELEEMRAAHVVSIGSATLCSLTPYCEDGKTPKLSYDTRTSFAIFKSFSASDYIAAQCLRLMEYHMDIFKNVDVIVTPTCGMTAPLIPPEAVKNGETNFQVAAYLMRFVVAANLLGFPAISVPVGYDKGGMPIGLQIVGRPWAEATVLTLAAAVEELAPITKKPAVFHDVLSTKRIH; encoded by the exons ATGGGTAAGTTTAAGGTCATGAAGCCGGTTAACGAGGTTGATGTCTCTTGTGTGATAtataaagaagaagacatcaaaG CCCCTCATTTGACTGGCTTCTTGTTCAAGTTGTTTGTTAAGATGCTTGAAGCACCACTTATAGGCTCATTGATTGTAGAGTCATTGAAGAAGAATAATGGCATGACCCAG ATTTTTCGGAACACGGTTATACCAGAAGAGCCCATGTTTAGACCTGTGTTCCCATCTCAAA AACCGGAGGTTGATGTTGTCCTTGTTGGAGAAGATGAAAGCCCTGTAGACAGATTAGAAACAGCCTTGAAGTGTCTTCCTCAATATGATCCTTCTCTTAGCTTCCAAGCAGATTCAATCTCATCCTTCCGTTACTGGAAGATACGTGATTACGCATATGCTTATAGATCTAAGCTAACAACTCCATCTGTG GTAGCAGAAAAAACAATCTCAATCATAGAGGAATTTAAGTATGATAAGTCTCCAACACCGTTTTTGATTAGCTTTGATGCTAATGAAGTCAGAAAACAAGCTGAAGCTTCTACACATAGGTTTGAACAAG GACATCCAATATCCATTTTAGATGGAGTTTTTATAACAATCAAGGATGATATTGACTGTTTACCACATACCACAACGG GTGGAACAACATGGCTACATGAAGAGCGTTCTGTAGAGAAGGACTCAGTGGTTGTTTCAAGACTTCGAAGTTGTGGTGCAATCTTACTTGGGAAGGCTAATATGCATGAGTTAGGAATGGGGACTTCAGGGAACAATTCAAATTATGG AACCACAAGAAACCCACATTCACCTGAAAGGTACACAGGCGGATCTTCTTCAGGTTCAGCAGCTATTGTAGCCTCTGGACTATGTCCAGCTGCTCTAGGAACAGATGGTGGAG GTTCTGTTCGCATCCCTGCATCACTTTGTGGTGTAACTGGACTGAAAACAACATATGGTCGGACAGATATGACAGG GTCATTATGTGCAGGTGGAACAGTGGAAGTTGTTAGTCCACTTGCTTCATCCCTGGAAGATACTCTATtggt GTATGCAGTGATATTGGGCTCTTCATCTGCAGATAGACTTAACTTGAACCCG ACACCACCCTGTCTTCCGAAGTTATTTTCTCACAATGGAGGCAATGCTATTGGATCTCTAAGGCTAGGGAAATATACAACG TGGTTTAATGATGTTCATTCAAGTGACATATCTGACAAATGTGAAGATATCCTTAAGCTCCTATCAAACAATCATGGTTGCCAA GTAGTGGAAATAGTGGTTCCTGAACTGGAAGAGATGCGTGCAGCTCATGTTGTGTCGATTGGGTCTGCAACACTGTGTTCTCTTACTCCTTACTGTGAGGATGG GAAAACTCCAAAGTTATCTTATGATACTCGTACTAGCTTTGCGATCTTCAAGTCATTCTCTGCTTCAGACTATATTGCTGCTCAGTGTCTTAG ATTGATGGAGTATCACATGGATATTTTCAAAAACGTTGATGTTATTGTGACACCTACATGTGG TATGACAGCTCCTTTGATACCACCTGAGGCTGTGAAAAATGGAGAAACCAATTTTCAAGTGGCAG CTTATCTAATGCGGTTTGTTGTAGCTGCAAATCTCCTGGGCTTCCCTGCCATATCTGTCCCT GTTGGGTATGATAAGGGAGGGATGCCAATAGGATTACAAATAGTGGGAAGACCTTGGGCCGAAGCTACCGTTCTTACTTTAGCTGCTGCTGTTGAG GAGCTGGCTCCAATTACCAAGAAACCTGCTGTATTTCACGATGTTCTCAGCACAAAGCGAATCCACTAG
- the LOC106407828 gene encoding uncharacterized protein LOC106407828 produces MGRISLAVCLVLLVALSNVYETQAQAQGKTFSVLDYLALFPKTGKEFAPYASKGLLDFVGALEGKSPTTVEFKNFFTNLKGYITSCFQPAPPGSVKSDQLFTAISALKGSQTGTSFDSWRLIEALVSMEKVSTEMKTSTSNVMPDPQWDRLSGSMFEWVGRIGLFVKSVSEIDGKPIELKQFDIDYTDPTYASLSKQSGVRQSTSPFSLPFYLRNIPKTSKDVEPFAYQGMQTFLLDLETRCLANKEFKEFFVKLNDYMASFKTVSPDTYSIESDNISTQAMHLFLALSPLDGTQAGTSDPWKLVDGLVWEMLWLR; encoded by the exons ATGGGAAGAATCTCGTTAGCAGTATGTTTAGTGTTACTTGTTGCATTAAGCAATGTATATGAAACACAAGCTCAAGCTCAAGGGAAGACGTTCTCCGTACTCGATTATTTGGCTCTCTTTCCCAAAACGGGCAAAGAGTTTGCGCCTTACGCTTCCAAAGGTTTACTAGATTTCGTAGGTGCCTTGGAGGGAAAGTCTCCCACGACCGTAGAGTTCAAGAACTTCTTCACAAATCTGAAAGGTTACATAACGAGTTGCTTTCAACCGGCACCACCCGGATCAGTCAAATCTGACCAGCTCTTCACGGCTATTTCTGCATTGAAGGGTTCCCAAACCGGAACATCA TTTGATTCATGGAGGTTGATAGAGGCCTTGGTTTCAATGGAGAAAGTTTCTACTGAGATGAAGACAAGCACTTCAAATGTAATGCCTGATCCACAATGGGATAGGTTGTCCGGGTCTATGTTCGAATGGGTCGGAAGGATTGGTCTTTTTGTGAAGTCTGTCTCCGAGATAGATGGCAAACCAATCGAGCTAAAACAATTTGATATTGATTATACCGACCCTACATATGCATCTCTTTCTAAACAATCTGGCGTTCGTCAATCAACATCACCGTTCTCGTTACCTTTCTATTTAAGAAACATTCCCAAAACGAGCAAAGATGTTGAGCCATTCGCTTACCAAGGCATGCAAACCTTTTTACTTGACCTAGAAACTAGGTGTCTTGCAAACAAAGAGTTCAAGGAGTTCTTTGTTAAGCTGAATGATTACATGGCCAGCTTCAAGACGGTATCACCTGATACGTATTCAATAGAGAGCGATAATATTTCGACTCAAGCAATGCACCTATTCTTAGCTTTGTCTCCATTGGATGGTACCCAAGCTGGAACATCA GATCCGTGGAAGCTGGTTGATGGGTTGGTGTGGGAGATGCTTTggttgagatga